Part of the Papio anubis isolate 15944 chromosome 6, Panubis1.0, whole genome shotgun sequence genome, tttagaggccctcaaaatcacaaactatgctccaCTCAccctctacagttctcataacttccaaaatctattttcttcctcacaccgaCACATATACTTTCTGTTCCCCAgctccttcagctatactcactctttgttgagtcttccacagttaccattgttcctggTCCAGACTTCATTCCAGCCTCCCACACTATTCCGGACCTGACCTCCACATCTGACctccatgactgtatctctctgtgatccacctgacattcactccatGCCAGCCGCCAAGTGATCCAGGGCTTGCTTTCCAGGTCTCCAGTTGTAGCAGGCGCCAGCCCGGCGTTCCTTCTATGCCTCCACCTCTGCTCCTGCTGTCCCCCTGGTGCGGGCAGGTGAGTTCAGGAATGGAGCCTAAACAGGGCGGGGGCCAAATCTGGGGGGCTGTAGACTGCGGGCTTCAGAAGAGGGGAGGCTTCTGGAAGAATCGGCACATCTCCCGGAACTGCACCCCCGCTCAGTTCCTCTCTGCAGCTCCTTCCCGACAGATCCACTCTCCCAGCCTGCTTCTCCCACCAGGGGAGGAGCTGGGCAGAGAGGAGGCTGGAAAGGAACCTCAGGAGGGTGGAGGGGCCAGGGGGCTGCAAGAGGGCGAAATGGGTTGGGGATCCCTAGTGCAGCCCAGCAGTCCCAATCACCCTCGGGAAGGAGAAGCCAGAGCCCCTGGAACCTGAGTTGGGGTCAGGACGGGGATGAAGGGGGGTTCCCAGGGACACAATCACGGATAGCCCCACCAGCCACAGGCTTGCTCTGCTCTCACCCGCTCTCCACCACACAAACCCTCCAGCACCCCCAGGGCTGCCTGCCCTGGAATTTTTCCATGCACTTTCCTGCAGACactcacctgaacccaggagttcagcaGACACCCCTCACCCCTCCCGTCACCATCCACTGACACCACCCAGGTCACATGCTCTTACTCCCCACCTCAGCCCAGCTGGTCACCCCAGAGATCTCCCCATCCATGAAGGGACCCCCACCACCTCCTACACCATgcggcaacttctgcctcttgccTGAGGACACACCCCAGCAAACACACCCCAAGCTCCACACAGAACCTGTGCAGGGGGGGATGGGAATCACCATTCCCTCCAGGAGACCCTGGGAACTCTGGTGAGTAGAGGCGCCCACCTCTGTCCTTGGGGCCCAGACCCGCCTGTTCTTCCTACTGGGGAGTCAGCATCATAGAGAATAGTCACTGTGTAGACAGGGGTCAGCAAACCCTTTCtagaaagggaggaaggatgCCCTGTGATCTTTGCAGGCCTTGGATTCTCCGTCTCTGCGTCAAGTCCTGTAACTTTGTAGAGCAACAGCAGGCAATGGTAACCTGCAAATGAGGGGGGACCAGATTCAGACCCTGTCCTAGGTTGCTGACCCCAAATGAGGGGATTACAGTGTCCCAGTGAATAATGCTCCATCCCCTATGGTGTCATCTCCAAGTGGTGTCTCAGGTATCAGTTGGAGAGTAGAAAGTGGTCCAACCTTGCCTGTGGTTTCTAGGTGGTATGGATGTGATGGGAGTGGGAGTCTCATGGTTCGGGGCCTACTCTCCCCTCCTTTGATGCTCCTATGTTCCATGGGGGCCATCAGGGACTTTCCCTGAAGCCTTCCCTGAAGCTGAGGGTGAGAGGGTGCAGCCATGTGGTGTCCTGGGGATTGGGGCCAACTGCTTGTGCAGCTTCTTGGTTCCCTGTGGCTCTGCTCCTGCCCATCCCAGGAGAACCACCTGCGTCTTCTCACTGCCGTGCCTACCTTCCTAATGACTTAGAGGGTGAGAACCATACCCGTAATGGGCAGCTCTGAGGCTGCATGGTCACCGCCCTTCCATggctaaaggccccatctctgcCAAGGCACAGTACTCTACAGGagtcattttttaatgttgagatTTCCTTGATGTGAGTGGCGTTGCCTTGCCTCTGAACATTCACACGGAATCTATATTGCGATTTTCCAATTAGACATTGTAACCACATGTACCTCTAGGATATTCGGGGGTCTTGGGTCATTGGGCACTTAAGGTATTAATCCCTTAATCCCTCATCATCCATGGattgtttatggctgcttttgaGCTACaccagcagagttgagtagtcaCAAAGGAGAAAGTATTCCCTGCACAcctttatatatttacaaaattgcCCGTCACAGCAAACTCTAGTGGACATAAATATCTTTGGAGAAAGCCACAAAGAATATTTGCTCTTACTGTGGGGTTAAAGGGTCCTTCCTCACTGGAAACTGGTGTCTTCTTGTAGTCATGGGTTCAGGGTATGAGAGGTGACTTAATTATGTAAATTGGGCAAAGCAGCCTTGTTCTTGATGGACTGGCTACTTTCAGCCTCCTGGTCATCCATCATTTGTTTTATCTGTGTTTGTTGTAATTACTTAAATCCAACAGTATCCGGGTTGGGTTTCCATCTCTTTGGGATCTTGAGCTCCTTTGTTCTATGAGCCATGGGCAAAGCTTTGTATGGCTGAGGTCACCAGCTGGCATTGTGACTTCTCTAATCATTTCCATCACTGAACCCTGCTTGTTCCTGACAGTTGACAGCTTCCACCTGGAATCTGTTATTTAAGGATTTTTCATCCCATTACTACTGGGAGCCCATTTCAGGAACAGCATCTCCTACCCCCAACCCTGGCCTTCTGCAGTAGGCATCCCTGAGCTTCATCCCATTCTGGTGCCTTCTCATGGGGCCTTCTTTATACGCCAGGTAAACAGGAGTCCTCCAGGCTTCCCATGAGCACAGTGGATGGAAATTGTTCTGGATTTTCACACTCAGACCCCTCTGTCATGGGCTCTTCTCTGAGCCTGTGAGCTCCCTCTACTATCTGCTttagattttcaaattttctatttattgctgTGTGGACCATCTCTTTGTCCAAGGCATCCTCATTTCAGGAAGGCATCCTCATAGCAGATGAGCACTTCACCAGGGGCTTTGCCAACATGTTAAATTCTGTGACAATGAAAATTAACTCTTCTTTATCTAATTAACCCTAGTTAGTTAGATTTTTCCATCCTCAGTCCATCCCACCATGCACCAGCATCCTCAGGGGCAGCCCCCacaccctctcccacctcccgCAGCCCACTTGGGCTGCTGCTGAAGATCCTTTGCCATCCAGACCCTTCCTCCTCTAGCAGGCCTGGCACCTCTCTAGCAAGGTCATGTGTTGACTGATGTGGACAGAGGGGCAGTGGGACATGTCTGGGGACATGTGGTTTTCTCAACAGGCAgagacctcctcctcctcctcctcatgcaAGGGGGGAGCACTTACCTTAAATTTATGGACACCACAGTTCTGGAGGGGGCACTCCTTTCTGGGCCAGCCCAGCCCTCCAGAGGCATCCTCTTGTTGTCACAATGTGGAGGAGGGCTACATAGGGCTCTTTTTCTCCCCACCCAACCCTCACCTGCCTTTCTCCACAGACCCTCACTCTCTTTGCTATGACATCACCATCATTCCTAAGTTCAGACCTGGACCACGGTGGTGTGCGGTTCAAGGCCAGGTGGATAAAAAGACTTTTCTTCACTATGACTGTGGCAACAAGACAGTCACACCCGTCAGTACCCTGGGGAAGAAACTAAATGTCACAAAAGCCTGGAAAGCACAGAACCCAGTACTGAGAGAGGTGGTGGACATGCTCACAGAGCAACTGCTTGACATTCTGCTGGAGAATTACACACCCAGGGGTAAGTTTCAGATGGCCCAGGACAGGAGGGAGCAGATACAGTGGTAGGTTAGAGgcatttatagtttttatgtaAAAGTACAAATGGGAAGGTCATCTTACCCTGCAAGAAGTGTAGAGGCAAGGCCAGGATGTGGCAGAGAGTAAGGCCAGGAAATTGTAAGGGGAACAGGATGGGGCCTCAAAATGTGTCAAGACCAGACTTGATCTCTCTCTTTTGATGGGGGCAGAACCTCTCACCCTGCAGACCAGGATGTCTTGTGAGCAGAAAGCTGAAGGACACAGCAGTGGATCTTGGCAGTTCAGTTTCGATGGACAGGTCTTCCTCCTCTTTGACTCAGAGAACAGAATGTGGACAACGGTTCATCCTGGAgccagaaagatgaaagaaaagtgGCAGAATGACAAGGATGTGACCATGTCCTTCCGTTACATCTCAATGGGAGACTGCACAAGATGGCTTGGGGACTTCTTGGCAGGCATGGGCAGAACCCTGGAGCCAAGTGCAGGAGGTAACAGCAGAAAGAAACGGGGATCTGGAATGAGATCAGAAACGGTGATCTCGAGAAACTAGTTCTTGAGTTCAGCTTCAGTCATCCCAGTGTACACATTTATGTTAAAATGACCCCCTTGTGGGGGGCTCCTCCTCGGGGTACTGGCGTGCCTGTGTTCTCccatcctcctctcccttctccctcctgacTCCTCTTCCTCACTGCACTTGCTTCTGCTGTCCGCACTGTGGATTTCTCACCAGCCTCAAAACTACGGGTGTCACTGTTTTAAGACCTTTTTCCTTAGTGTTCCCTCTTTTGAGAatcacttttcctttcttctccctggtCTGGTTCTGGACATCCATCAAAGCCACCTCAAATGCCAGCCCCGagaccctcccctccccagccctggggcaTCACCTTCTCTTCCACCACAGCAGGAGGGTGGGCTGTGCTGTCAGCTTGCTTCCCTCAGCAGCTGtgtgagctc contains:
- the LOC101018783 gene encoding UL16-binding protein 6-like translates to MSGDMWFSQQAETSSSSSSCKGGALTLNLWTPQFWRGHSFLGQPSPPEASSCCHNVEEGYIGLFFSPPNPHLPFSTDPHSLCYDITIIPKFRPGPRWCAVQGQVDKKTFLHYDCGNKTVTPVSTLGKKLNVTKAWKAQNPVLREVVDMLTEQLLDILLENYTPREPLTLQTRMSCEQKAEGHSSGSWQFSFDGQVFLLFDSENRMWTTVHPGARKMKEKWQNDKDVTMSFRYISMGDCTRWLGDFLAGMGRTLEPSAGAPPTVSSGTTQPSAMATTLILCCLLIMCLLMCPRHSPTHSHGHHPQSLEPPPHLPLLHPPWLLRRVL